From the Vicinamibacterales bacterium genome, the window CTCCGGCGCGCCTCGGGCGCCTGGTTCGACCGCACCATCGACACCCACGTGGTCGCCGCGACGGTGAAATTCGACAACCTGACGCGGCGCTACACCGTCACCCGCGCCATCGACGGGCGCATCGACTGGTCCGACACGACGATGCAGGAGGACGAAGCCTGGCGGTGGCTGACCAACGACTTCGCCCGGATGTCACTCTTTCGCGGGGTCCCGCTCGAGGCCAACGCCGAGTACTACGTGCGCGTGCGCGCCAACGCGAGCCCGCGCAACAGCGCCTTTCTGTGGCCGTGGGCTGCCGACGATGCCATCGGGTCGGCGAAGTTCACGTTCGTGAAGTGACCATGCGACGCCTGACCCGTTGCGGCGTCGTGTCGGTGCTGGCCCTGGCGGCGTCGGGCGCGCTTCTCGGCGCCCAGCAGCAGCAGCCCTCCATCTTCACGCCCGGCAGCACGATTCCCGTTCTCGAGAGTTATCTCGAATCGCTGCGGGCGCAAGCCGGCATCCCCGGCATGTCGGGCGCCATCGTCCGTGACGGGGAGATCGCGTGGGAACGCGGATTCGGCTACGCCAACCTGAACTCGCACGTGCGCACCGCCCCTGACACGCCGTACGTCGTCGGCGATCTGACCGGTACGCTGGCGGCGGTGCTCGCGCTGCAGTGTGTCGAGCAGCGGCATCTCGCGCTCGACGATCCGATCGAACGCTACGGCCTGTCGTCGCCGGAGCCGTCAGCGACGCTGCGCGGGCTGCTGTCCCATAATCCACCGGGCTCGACGCGCGACGCCTTCCAGTACAGCCCCGAACGCTTCGCGCACGTGACCGAGCTCGTGGAAGCCTGCGCGCCGCAGCCGTACCGCAAGAGCGTGGCTCACCGGATTCTCGAGCACCTGGCGATGCAGGATTCGGCGCCGGGCACCGACTGGAAGGACCCCGGTCTCTCGCTGCCGGACGGCCTCTTCACCGACGAGGACCGCGACCACTATCGCGCGGTGCTCGATCGGCTGGCGGTCCCGTACAAGGTGACCAACCGCACCCGGACGGACGTGACCACGGTCCCCACCTCGGGCATCAACGCCGCCGCCGGGCTCGTCTCGACGGTTCGCGACCTTGCGAAGTTCGACGCCGCGCTGGACCAGGGGGACAATGGCGGCCTCCTGCTCGCCGACACGCTCGGCGCGGCGTGGACGCCGGCGGTCGGCGCCTCGGGGACGCCATCGCCGATGGGGCTCGGCTGGTTCGTCCAGACCTACAAGGGGGAGCGCGTCGTCTGGCATTTCGGCAACGTGCCGAACGCCTATTCGGCGTTGATCGTCAAGCTGCCTGCGCGCGGGATCACGTTCATCCTGCTCGCCAACAGCGACGGCCTGACGGCTCCTTTTGATTTGACGCAAGGCGACGTGACGCGCTCGCTCTTCGCCTCGCTCTTCCTGCGGCTGGTGATCTAGCGGCGCCCGGGCGCCGGCCGGAATGGTGAATGCCCGCGCGTCGTGCTTCGTGGCGTCCTAGCGACAACGTGAGCGGCGGAATCCTGAAAACGGCGGCGCTCTGCGGCGTGTGTCTTCTCCTGGCGGCGCGTCCCGCGGCCGCGGAATGGCACTTCACACCCTCGTTCGGCGTCACCTTCGCCGGCAGCACCACGCTCAACGATCTGCAGCTCGGCACCGGCAAGCGGCACTTCAATTTCGGCGGCATGGTGAGCCATTTCGGCGACGGGGTGATCGGCGTCGAAGGGATCGTCCTCTACACGCGCCATTTCTTCGAGTTCGACGGTCCGCGGGATCCGCTGAATCCGCCGCCGGCTGCCATCGCGACGAGCTACTCGCTCTCGGCGACCGGCAACCTCGTGCTGACGGTGCCGAAGCGGTGGACCGAGTATTTTCTGCGGCCCTACGTCTCGGGCGGCTTCGGCCTGCTGCGCGCCGTCTCGATCGACCAGCCCTCGTCGACGCAGGAATCGCAGCACCTTTATCCCGTGACCGCGAACATGCCAGGCTTCAGCATCGGCGCCGGCGCGATCGGCTTCTTCTCGCAGGGGACCGGCATCCGCTTCGATGTGCGCTATCACGGCGGGCTGCGCCGCGATCCCGGGTCGAATCCGTTGAACGGAACCAGCTCGGATCTGCGCCTGCACTACATGACGGCGGAGATCGGGTTGGTGATCCGTCGGTGATAGACTGCTCGGTCAACCGGACAGCCTGTGATGACACCCGGCTCGAAGGCCTTTCGTGTGTGGCGCGGCCCGATAGCGGCCGTGCTGGCTGGCATGCTGGCGGCCGGATGCGGCCCAGGGCCGCGGCGCGAGCGCAGCCGGGCGCCTGACTCGGCCGAATCGGAAGCGCCCTACCAGGCGGAGGTCGAGGAGGGGCTCGGCGCGGCCGTGGCGATTCTCGTCGACACTTCCGGGTCGATGAAGGAACGCGCGCCTGGCGATTCTCGTCCCAAATATGTCGTGGCCCAGGAGGCGCTCGAAGCGATGCTCGACGCCACGGACGCCTTCGTCGCGCGGCGTCCGGACTTTCCGGTCAAGATC encodes:
- a CDS encoding serine hydrolase domain-containing protein; amino-acid sequence: MRRLTRCGVVSVLALAASGALLGAQQQQPSIFTPGSTIPVLESYLESLRAQAGIPGMSGAIVRDGEIAWERGFGYANLNSHVRTAPDTPYVVGDLTGTLAAVLALQCVEQRHLALDDPIERYGLSSPEPSATLRGLLSHNPPGSTRDAFQYSPERFAHVTELVEACAPQPYRKSVAHRILEHLAMQDSAPGTDWKDPGLSLPDGLFTDEDRDHYRAVLDRLAVPYKVTNRTRTDVTTVPTSGINAAAGLVSTVRDLAKFDAALDQGDNGGLLLADTLGAAWTPAVGASGTPSPMGLGWFVQTYKGERVVWHFGNVPNAYSALIVKLPARGITFILLANSDGLTAPFDLTQGDVTRSLFASLFLRLVI
- a CDS encoding DUF4390 domain-containing protein, encoding MPVRAAFVLVAALMLGSQAAQTLQVTPLPRDGEVLVSFQLDEALTDPIKDAIHSGLLVKFVYKVDLRRASGAWFDRTIDTHVVAATVKFDNLTRRYTVTRAIDGRIDWSDTTMQEDEAWRWLTNDFARMSLFRGVPLEANAEYYVRVRANASPRNSAFLWPWAADDAIGSAKFTFVK